The Rhizoctonia solani chromosome 13, complete sequence nucleotide sequence TGGCCTTGAATTTGAAATTGATAAGTCAGACCTTATTCACTTCTATCGCAACTCTAATCACTCTTCCAACCCCAGTCTTCACCTTACCCTGAATGGCAAGAACTCCACCATACTGCCTCAAGGATGTATCCGTTTGGCTAGGATTCTTCTTAGATAGGAAGCTCTTGTTCAAAGAGCACATCCTGAATTCCGCTAACAAAGCCAAAGCTGTCATAGCCGGACTCAGAATGCTAGCCAACACACAGCGTGGACTCACCATCAAACACGCACGCATCCTATACATCACCTGCGTCATCCCCATCCTCACATATGGATCCCCTCTGTGGTTTCTGGGGCGTAGACAGAAGTCGTTGCTTGAACCGCTTAGGAAGGTCCAGAACCAAGGATTGAGATGGCTTCTTGGAGCCTTCAAAACCACTCCCATCCCCTGTCTTGAACACCTAGCCTCCATCCCACCCCTGCACATCACGTGCAAGAAGCTCATCATGAATTACGCAACCAAGCTCAGAACCATCCCCAAGTTGTCCCAAGTTGCTAAACGTCTCCCTGAATCATGGgacacgcatacacccactcTCAACAGCAACAGGAACAACAAGACCAAGAACTTGGAATCCCCCATCCATTTCATTGCATCACATAGCCACCCACACATCGAGTTTGTCACGCCGCACATCAACCACCCATCCAATCCGTCCATTCCATTCCCTGatcaaatcaaaatcaaggacACCACCGACGGCCTTAAACGTGACGAATACCGCGACAAAATCCTATCCGAAATCAGCGTGCTGGAAGAATGTCATGCCAGCGTTCTTGGCTACTCAGATGGGCACGCGGCGGTGTCCAATGGCATTCGGAAAGTCGGCGTCGGCTACGTGATACGTGCCGGAAAAAGGACTTTGTCTTCGTCGTCAATCGGAATTGGACCGCGAGCCAACATATACGATGCAGAAATGCTGGGAATTCTATTAGCGTTCATGAAAGCTAAACAAATAGCCGAAAACCAAGGTTACCGCAAAATACGCATCTATTGCGACAACCAGTCCGCTGTTAAATCAATCGCCGACCTCTCGCGACATCCGTGCCAGTACGCGTCCAGAATATTCGTCCccgccgccaaggcatttGTGGAGGGACATCCAGAACGATCCATACACATCACATGGACGCCCGGACACAACGGAGTCGAAGGCAACGAAAGAGCGGATCGTTTGGCTAACGAAGGAGCTAGAGTGGCCCCGACCCCCTTATTCAATCGCACCATCACATGGGCGAAAGAACAGGCAACACGCAAAACCGTACGTTCATGGAAGAAAGCATGGTACGAGCACTCAGAAACAAGAATAAACTCGAAATACT carries:
- a CDS encoding ribonuclease H-like protein → MARTPPYCLKDVSVWLGFFLDRKLLFKEHILNSANKAKAVIAGLRMLANTQRGLTIKHARILYITCVIPILTYGSPLWFLGRRQKSLLEPLRKVQNQGLRWLLGAFKTTPIPCLEHLASIPPLHITCKKLIMNYATKLRTIPKLSQVAKRLPESWDTHTPTLNSNRNNKTKNLESPIHFIASHSHPHIEFVTPHINHPSNPSIPFPDQIKIKDTTDGLKRDEYRDKILSEISVLEECHASVLGYSDGHAAVSNGIRKVGVGYVIRAGKRTLSSSSIGIGPRANIYDAEMLGILLAFMKAKQIAENQGYRKIRIYCDNQSAVKSIADLSRHPCQYASRIFVPAAKAFVEGHPERSIHITWTPGHNGVEGNERADRLANEGARVAPTPLFNRTITWAKEQATRKTVRSWKKAWYEHSETRINSKYYIPRPPALKLHPIFNSSKLGRDIECRLVQYLTGHGHYGEYHAQFHHDVDPRCACGESVETIFHLTTSCPATAGHRGILSEFSTNINDPTLFGSLAGLEAVAKFIAKTGIGRRRGGPQAAAQTM